The Mercenaria mercenaria strain notata unplaced genomic scaffold, MADL_Memer_1 contig_3726, whole genome shotgun sequence DNA window GAGCTGCTGCATCATGAGTTAAATCATTAAATATCCAATCACCACTCACAGGTTTCAATTGGAACAAGTCTCCAACAACAATTATACTTACACCACCAAATGGTGTTCTTGTTCCTTTCAATTCTTGCAGTCTCTGATTAATGAAGTTTAGCATTCCATTGCTTACCATTGATATTTCATCAATGATCACAACTGACAGGTTCTTATACTTTGATCTAAAAGTATTCAAAGCATCACATGTTAATGTTTgatttgcttgtttgtatttttgtttgaagGCTGATGAAATGGTTGAACCATTGATATTAAATGCAGCTTTTCCAGTGTATGCACATAAAAGAACTCTTATGTCATCAGGATTCTCACCTTCTTTAAGATTAAGTATTCTGTATAAGGTCTGATATAATGCTTTAATAACTACACTTTTGCCAACACCAGCACCACCGGAGAGGAATGTATATAAAGACGCATGTTTGGTTTTTACCCAATGGATCACATGattgtaaaattgtttctgctttATGTTTAATGATTGCAATAAAGATCTATAGTCTTCGTCAGaaagaacattttcatttgtaactATCTGTGGAGCACTGACAGAACATCCAATTTCAATGCCAATATCATATTCCCTGTGCTCAACTGCTCTATCAGGATTGAAATACATAAATGTTTCTGACTCCACAGTTTCTTCTTCAGCAGTTTCGGCTTCTACTTGCTGAGTTCCAGGAGCAATTTCATCAAATGCATCATACTCTGCTTCTGCTAAATCTCTAGCAATTTCTAATTCTTCTGCATGGTGTTCATAATAAGAGCATTTCTGGTCAACTGTTTCTTTCAACGACTCATAGTGTTCTTTGTATGTATTGAAATTTGCTGGCAGCAAATCAGTTAATTCATTTCTCCACGGATGAAATAACAGAAGTTTTTCTCTGTAATGGTTTTCTTCATCTGTTTTGCGATTAAATCTTACATATCTAATTACTTTTGAGTTTTGACGACGTCTAATTTTGATTCCAGTTTTTAAAGTTATAACTGTTTCAATTTCCTCTAATTCCTCATCATCTGTTATTTCCATATTATCTTCATCATCATTTCTTTCATCAGAGTCTCCATTTCCATCTGGATAAATCACTTCAAACTGTGACACATAATCCGCTAAACAATAATGCTGCAATACTTTCGGCCTTTTTGAGTATCTTTTAATAACATTGTCCGACATTATATCTGTTGATTCAGCTGGCAAATTTTCAAGTATGGACACAGGTTTTAATAACTGCACCCTTTCATTTGGAGTAGATGTATTAATAAACACAACATCTCTTGTGCTTTTGGTTAAGGGCATTTGAAGGACCAAATAAACTGCCTCTTGAGCACTAACTTCAACGCTAtttgaaaacacatttccaaTATGTCTCACTTGTCTTTTGATGTCCAAGTTCCCATTCCTTGCTTCTTTGGCAGCTGCATGTAACAAATTACTCATACCTCTTTGAGACTTACTAATATATGACACTATATACATTGCACAAGCATAAGGATCTAGCACAAACTGTATGTCTACATTTGCCCTCCAACCTTTCAACacatgttcattatataaattcacaCGTATTTCACTTGGATTACGTTTCAAAAATACCTTTGGTGAATTCAATGAACTTCTAATACATTTGATGTAATCTTCCTCACTCATTTGTACAACATCTGTcaaaaagttgtcatatgacatACTGTATCCATCTTTCtcatcattcatttttttctgtaattgttgatataatttatGGTACTTGTCTCTGTCAGTTTCAAGAGGGTTCAAAATCATAGTCCTGGGAAGAGGTGGTAGTGGATAACCAAAGCGACAAATTCTATCTACTCTTTTTCTACAAGTTCTAGAATGTTTGTGAGTTTGAATTTCTACAAGAGAACCAACAGCTGGACTATTGATAGAACATGTCAAAAACTGATCCACATATGCAATCAAATCATTAATGGAATCCACATTGTATTTTGGTGCATTCTTTACCCATACAATCATGTGAATGTGTGGAGACCCACGCTGCTGAAATTCATCTCTGTAAAAATAATCAGCAATTTCTCCAAGTGGTTTGTGTTCACTCTTAAGAACTGTATTAATAAACTCTTGTACTCTGTGGTCAAAATATCTAGAACAAGTGACTGGATCTGACTGAATAAGTTTAATCTTTTGTTCCCATGAAATTCCTTCAATTTGCTCATCAGAATAGTTGACCTTATCATTTAAAGTAGCTAACATTTTCAAAAGATCAATCCATCTAGTGTCAGCAGAAGACAATGACATGAACCATGTTGGCATACCTAACTGTCTTAGCATTGCATATACATCTTTCTTTCGAGATTCCAAATAAGCAGGTGAGTTTCTAAGCTGTTTAAATAAATAGTAACCTTCATCATTTCTGACAATATTATCAATGTACTCAGAGTTTATTACGTGAGCTGCTGTCATTTTACTTGTACCTGTTCGACATCTTCTAACAGCAAGATTGGCTTTATCATTCAGCTGCTTCATTTGTAtcttttttagtttaaagaatatatttggCACACAATTAGCAGCCCTTCTGTCTTGGCTTCTTAATTCCCATTTTGCAATGTCACTATAATTTACTCGCACAATTCTTGCTTCGTTTTCAGGACGCCTTTTACCACAAAATATGCTTGGGAAACAAAGATATTCCGAATCTGTGTCTTGAAATATGCTAAGTGGTTGTTGACCTTCCCCTGGTGCAAATGTAAATGTCATGTTTCGATTTTCCAGGTTGGCATCGTCTAGTAAAGtgtcaatatttccaacatttTCCTGTGCGACTTCTTCTGCATCTGAATCATACAGCTCTTCACTATTACCTGTACTGtctgaagtttgatattttgatttttcttcacATGTATAATGGTCAAGAATTTCAccagaaacattttcaaagtcctcGACGTCAAAATTTGATGCATGATTTATtaatgtttgaaaacaggatCGCAATAAAGTGTTGTAATTTTGGTCGTTTTTATACTCCTCCAGAAGGTCAGCCATACAAGAGTCAAAGTCTTCATAACTggtattttttaaactttccactTGAGACTCCAAGAATTCATTCAAAATTTCATTAGTGTTTGCTGTTACGCTTTCGATCCAATGCTCATCAATTtcaacattagcatttttataaagATCACTGTTTTTCATTAACCAATGTAAAGCAACAAGTACTTTGTGGGGTCTTACATTTTCAGAGAAAGCACATGACttgaaagacatttttttcttcagttttactGGTACcgtaacattttcatcaaaaggTCTTGGTAATGCATTTACAACAGGTTGATTATCAACTGGTACATTTACAACATTTCCTTTAATTGACAACTGACGACCTCTTGGGAGTTCTCTTAATTGCATAAATGGTATACGTAAAGCAATTAAACGCTCTTCTAATGAGAAAAGTTCCAACTCCTTTGGCTTAACTGGCCACTTCATCCCATTTAAAACAGACAATTTCGGTACTTTACCACTGTTTATGCTAGATTTACATGTTCTACAAACCCATTCTTTGTTATCGACTGATATCACCcctgttatatatttttctttctccTTGCAAATTAAATACTTTACTTCTGTTACACTGTGTTTGAACCATGTTTGATGACAGCAACTGCATATATATACAGGCCCAAGTGATATTCTTTCTTGAAAACGATCAATACAAGTGTCAATATCTTGTCCGCACCGTCTTCTCTTTTTTTGCAAGCATTCAGCTTCAGATAAAGAAGCATCTTTTCTCTTCAAAACTTTCCTTTTATTATCCATAACCTTTTCAGCATCTTTACTCCTTGCATCTAATCTCCATTGCTGTTTTGCAATTCTTTCTCTTCCAAATTATATggatttgatcttgattttctctttgacttattttgtatttcaagTTCTCTTTGTTTAATGTCATCACTTGTTCGTTTCTCTCTTCTTTGTTTTGCTTCCCAAAGCTTAAATTCTTTAACTAATCTCGCCCTTCTTTTCAACATCTTCtcattttctttctctttctctctgaattcttcagactgtctggcattgcACATTGACTGAAGCgagcgctgtctatctttcttctgatattcttcagactgtctggcattgTGCATTGACTGAAGCgagcgctgtctatctttcttctgatattcttcagactgtctggcattgcgCTTTGATTGAAGCgagcgctgtctatctttcttctgatattcttcagactgtctggcattgcgCATTGATTGAAGCGtgcgctgtctatctttcttctgatattcttcagactgtctggcattgcgCTTTGATTGAAGCgagcgctgtctatctttcttctgatattcttcagactgtctggcattgcgCATTGACTGAAGCgagcgctgtctatctttcttctgatattcttcagactgtctggcattgTGTTTTGATTGAAGAGTGTACTCTTTATCCTTATTTTTAAATTCATCACTTTGTCTTTTCTTCTGCATGTAAGTTCTCATGTAAATTGTTCTTGAAggcattttttgcttttttgtttcctttaatttACTTCTTTGCATTTGATCTTTGAAGTACTTGCCTATGAGTGTTACATCTGGATCACAGTTTGAATCTTGTGGCGATGTTTCTTTTTCTCAAGCAGTACTATGATGACTAGGAGACTTCTTTTTCCTCTTATTTGTCACAGTTTTCCATTCATTTAAGCCAGGAGTGCCAGCAACAACATTGACTGATTCAACATTCTGTTCACTTAAACACATTGTTGGTTCACAATAAACATTGGAAAAACGTACAGGCAATAAGTCAAATTGCTGTGTTATGTCGATCAACATACTGTCATACAAggcatacatgtatgtaacaagATCTTGTAACTGATGAAACGAAATAAGTATTGATGTTCCATTTTCTGAGGACAACCCAGTTAGACCATGTGAATGTgaatcaaaaaagaaatattggtCTTCCTTCTTAAACACAGCTGAACAAACTGATCCCATCATAAGTAGCAAGTAAGAGGACTTGGTAAATGCAGTATCCAATGACTGATAAAAAGAAGGCAAATTCATTGTAGCAAACTGCTGTGTGCAAACACCAGAGATGACCTCTAACTtggtaacagaaatctgtttattCATGATAATAATATGGACTGGAAGttcatcaaaatttaacaggaaaTTCCTAAATCTGTTTGTTCTTTGGAGCTCTTGTacagttttcttatataatgAATCCCCATCTAAAAGAACATTATCCAAGTCTTTGCTGCAATTCAACCTTGAATAATTAGCATGAATCAAGGAACACATAGCATTTAATGTGCACTGCCTGCCACGTGACTctacactgaaaatattttcaccttgatgaaatgAGCCCAGGATAAATACATCAGAACCTGCTGGTCTTGAGAGTATATTGAAAACTGGTGCAGCAACATATGACGGTTCACAAACAGAGAAAACAGATGATTCTATTTCAGATGTAAACATAGTACAATCAAACTGGAGAGTTTTATCAGTTTCCTTTCTGGTTTCACAATGCAAGTCACTTGGTATGccacaagaaatattttgcataCAGCTTGTTAAATCATCAAGCATATCAGTTGGCAAATCATTCAGTAAATCATTTAGCAAGTCATCAAGCAAATCATCAATCAAATCATCAAGTTTATAATCAGTATCAATCAATCTACTATTCAGCGCAGATGGCCCAGAGGGCTCAGAGAGGTGGGCATCGACCCCCATCTGCTTTCCAGTGCCCTGCTCAAAATCAATATCAATCAATGCAAGTTCCAGCGCAGATGGCCCAGAGGGCTCAGAGAGGCAGGCATCGACCCCCATCTGCTTTCCAGTGCCCTGCACAGATAGACCAAAGAGCCTATCTGTACCCATACCAGATGGCCCAGACGCAGACGCGACATTAGGCACAGGCCACAGTGGACCTGTAGGGTCATCCCGACCCTCATCTGGTGTAGCTGCATCACTCTTCTCAGAACCATTCAACTCAACCATAGAcctgaaaatgtaaaaaacaaggTACATTTTGAGAAAGACTTCTCTGTCTGACTCAAAATGCTTTACaatgaaaaacataaagaacaGGACACAGCTTAATTTTAAACTACAGCCTTCAATGAAATAACCCACCCCTTTCCCTATAGCTGTTTGTTCAAGatgtttttgcaaatttttaaggTATAATTATCTTTTCAAATGGTGACAGGGTGCCGCAATCATAAATTAACAACATTAACATCTTGGCATTCCAACAAAATTACACAACACTTGTACATTCCAACAAAATTACACAACACTTGTAACTCTCAAAGTGAGTAATAAAGTTCAGACTAAATTGTTGTAGTAATTCTGCCATAAGTGAAATAAAGCTAACATACAACTGTAAGGACTCAATAGTTTTCAAAACATGTTGGTGTTCATTTACCTAACACCCATGTCAATTCCTCTATCTGCTTCTCTTTTATCTCTCATTCGAGCAGTTTTAGCATTCCTGGCTTGGCTACAGGACTTCTTCCTTAATTTTGGCATCCTAAGTACAAATGTAACAGTAAATATAGTAAAGACATTTTTTcaattatacaagtatttatgaAGGTTTATGTAAGCTGGCAGagaaatgttttaaactttatacaataattatttataagCTTGGACTCCAAAGGCCTCACACAAGAAAGGTTGGAACCTATATGACAAATTAGCCGAGTACTGAACCTTTACAGGAAAAGACAAAGTGTCATCTAGTCTATAAAAACTTGGTGttcagtaacagtgaccttgatcttaccAACAGTTGAGGTCTTGCACTGTGTGTCTAAAGCAGATATCAACTATCATAAGACTAAATACAAGCTTTTACATGTTAAAATGACCAACATACCAACTTAACTTTACCATACATTTTCTTCTGAGCACTGACCCTGTTATTTAACATATATCAGAGAACTGTGAGTCAGGGAGTCAtggaatagaaaaaatatttctgtttgcaTTCAAATTATATTACCTCACTCCTGAAAGTCCCCTATCTTATGCTCTCTCAATCAAATACTTGAAGTCCACAAACAGGTCACCTCCTCCAACACTAGAATTACTGTCACTATCAATTTGTTTAATCACTAATTTCACTATATTAATCTGTCACTATCAGTTTTTTCAGTCACAATATATAACAcaataaatataatgtataaaaataaattgtcacaAAGAATTTCTTCAGAATGTTTTCAGAAGGCTCAAGTTGATActagaagaaaaagaaaagtttgttagTCAATATAAGATTGATGACATGTTACAAAAAGatgaccataatggtcctgaatcgctcagcTATCCACACATGATCAAGTTTTGAACTGAGCTCACagatcaagacaaatatttttagCAACTTTCATCAAGATGCATTGAAGAATATGGCTTCTAGAGCGGTCACAAAGTCCATTTACAAGCTATGATTATACTGGAACTTATTTTACAATGACAGGAAAATACTTTTTAATCTATAATATGTCTCAAAGTATATCAGTAGACTACTTTCAAAGAAATTTACGGATAtgtaagaaataaagcaaaacataaagtGATAACCATGTTCAACAAGGAAGTGTTCTCCCTGGAAGAGGCCCTTTTTAGCATTGGTAATTTTTAACAGAAATGTGTGTTTATTGTGTAAGGATCATGATCtgaatttgttctttttatttgaaaattgttaataCAAGAACAGATAGCAACAAAATTATTCAATCCACAGAATTTAGCAATCTTTTTTTACCAATGGCACTTATACTACCCGGTACGGCTGAAGCCTGCGATTGTATTATTAACAATTGCAAGTCAATAATTTGAGAAATGGGTACAATTCTGTTTTTGCAGAATTTTAGCGCATTTCAAACATGATTTTTCTGCCATCAATGCAGAAattctaataaatatttttttttcttcctcgGACAGAGATCGGGTACGATCCACTCCAACTGAAGAATCCTGAAAAGATAAAAacatcatcaaggtcaacattctgatcaattttcataaagatccattgaaaagtatggcctctaaagaggtcacaaggtttttccatttttagacctaatgacctagtttttgagcgcacctgacccagtttcaaacttgacctagatatcatcaaggcaaacattctgactaattttcatgaagatccattgaaagatatggcctctagggaggtcacaaggtttttccatttttagaccgactgacctagttttggactgcagttgacccactttcgaacttgacctagatatcatcaagatgaagattcagaccaactttcatacagatcccatgaaaaatatcacctctagtgaggtcacaaggtttttctatttttagacctactgacctagtttttaatttcacgtgacccagtttcaaacttgacctagatatcatcaagatgaacattcggaccaactttcatacagattccatgaaaaatatggcctctagagagatcacaaggttttcctattttttctttattagacctactgacctagtttttaatcgcagttgacccagtttcgaacttgacctagatatcttcaagataaatattcagaccaactttcatacagatcccatgataaatatggcctctagagaggtcacaaggtttttctattatttgacctactgacctactttttgaagacacgtgatccactttcgaactcgacctagatatcatcaaggtgaacattctgaccaattttcatgaagacctcatcaaatatatggcctctagagaggtcacaaggtttttctattatgagacctactgacctagtttttgaccgcatgtgacccagtttcagacttgacctagatatcatcaagatgaacattcagaccaactttcatacagatctcatgaaaaatatggtctttagagaggtcacaaggtttttctattatttgacctactgacctagttttttacgacacgtgacccagtttcgaacttgacctagatatcatcaaggtgaacattctgaccaattttcatgaagatcttgtgaaatatatggcctctagagaggtcacaaggtttttctatttttagacctactgacctagtttttgaaggcacgtgacccagtttcgaacttgacctagatatcatcaagatgaacattctgaccaattttcatgaagatcttgtgaaatatatggcctctagagaggtcacaaggtttttctatttttagacctactgacctagtttttgaaggcacgtgacccagtttcgaacttgacctagatatcatcaagatgaacattctgtccaactttcataaagatcccacaaaaaatgtgacctctagagtggtcacaagcaaaagtttacggacgaacgcacggacgacggacgacggacgctgcgtgatcataaaaagctcaccttgtcactatgtgacaggtgagctaataaaaagcaCAGAATCGTCAATACATTGAAAAACTATATTGCCCACTAAGCGTACCCTACATTGCACTAACGAATGCGCAAAAACTCAGTGCATTATAAATACCTGAGGCTAAAATGGCGAGGTAATTTTATAACGATGGTAAATATGAaagtttttgtgtttatttttaacgTTTTAAACTAATAcagatgtttatcaaaatatctaattGATATGTAATGAAAACATATATCATAATAACAATTTGTCCTTGGTTGAAATCGAGAGTGGacattttcttaattaaaaaaatccAATCGAAAAGGATATCTCAAAACTTTTCACTGAATTCTTAATTCgtaatatatgtatttaaaacgtGTTAACTCAAAATACGTACCTACGCTCCAGGAGCTAGCATGCATGATCAGTGGTCTTATCCCCATAATATACAAATGTGgctgtttttaaaatttccgAAAGCCAGGATGTATTTAAGAAATGACTTGacattgtaaatatgtttttgtctagtacattatttacattattttgtcaATAACACCTACTTATACAGTTTTTAAAgtattctgttttatttaatacaaacacATACATGTTAATCATGTGTATATTAGCTGGAACCTCAAAGTAAGCTCGTTATGAAATGATTTTTGCATtgacataatttcataaaacatttctatTGAAAATTTCGTATGCATGAATCATTCACCAATATCAAGtacagtggaacctgtctaatccgaACATACTCGGACCAGAAAAAaagttcggattagaggggttttcggattagaaaggtttctattttagaACCGAAAAGTATGCTATTTGTTACACATGATGTGTAGATTCATCTCTTTGTAGAAAgactaataaaaaatattaaattattagaTTAATTGCTTTGAACATTGTtatgtaaattttatgtaaattcaaCTTCTCAATATCACTTGTAAACACTTTTTTCACCACTCCTACATTCACAGAAAGTAGCTTAAAggagaatattttacttgtccagTTAGAGTAATGATCCGATTTAGTACCACTTTCAGTGAATCAATTTGCtgctttaaatgaacaaattgcaCAAAGATATGAGAGGAAGGTACAGATTAATAAGGATCTATTACATTAGCAGTACTCATTGCACTTATGACTATTCTTACATATTTCTATTGAAACAAACTACTTGTACTTGCTTCTTTCACACCTGTGCTTATTGCATACATCTGTACAAAGCAAAActctgacatgacttttgattACCAGTGTTTGGGCCTTATTGCTGTTGACACCTTTATAAAGAGTAatagttaaaattgtaaacagaCTCAAACATATCAAAAGAGAGCAAGATTTACATCTGAGACAGTGTCTAAGGTTCGGATTAGAAGGGTAGATTTtcatgtaattagatataaaaatcttaaaagtttgttcggttttcagagtagagaggtttcggattacaagggtatttttacaatagagaatgaataagaaaaaatggGACCAAATAATTTGTTCAGTTTAGTGAGGTGTTCGGATTAGAGGGGTGCGGATTAGGGAGGTTCCActgtatattattttttcaatacacaGTGACAAGTTGAACAAGTAATGTTAgctttttttgtttcaaattagcGTTCAGTCCCACCTCACTAAACATGAATAAAACAAATCTTTGCTGTTGTGAAATATAATGTCGATACTAAGCGATTGAAGCTTTTTGGGATTACAGTTATTATTTCAAGGTCCTGAGTACCTAAAACTTCGCCGATAAAGagcaaatacaaatgtaactgTGATTGAAACATGTTATTTACTAAAGTGCAAAATaatacaatgttttaaaatatacagaaaCCTTATACCTAAAAGGTGACATGTgatgtttataaatatgaaataaaaaccgaTTTTGTCAGTCGAATTAGAAAATAATTTAGCtacaaaaatgttatatattatactGTCACAGATAAAAGTTATTATTTCTGCCTCCAAAAGAATCACAGAAAGAATGGTCTGACCTGGCATAGTAGGGGTtaacgtttgttttttttattcataacGACACAAGTGTTGTACTCTTATtttcacatgtttaaaataattgttaagCAGTAGTGGATATCTGTTTCATTAGTTTCGGAGTCCGAACAACTCTGGTACAGCTTGATGAAATAAAACgattcaatttatattttgtgaACAATGATTGACATTATAACCTATGTACTATGGATCAAACAAGAATATATTTTGctcaacattttttctttatgtttctgTTTAATAGTTGGCGTCGGATCAATTCAAATTACGCGTCAGATTGCATTCTTTTGACATAGTAAATAGATGTACtcagaattttataaaaaggagTGGTCATGTTCTGTTACCATAGACGTGCCATCCCCTCTATAGCTGCCTGCTGGGTAATTTATATCCGATATC harbors:
- the LOC128553349 gene encoding histone-lysine N-methyltransferase, H3 lysine-79 specific-like codes for the protein MPSRTIYMRTYMQKKRQSDEFKNKDKEYTLQSKHNARQSEEYQKKDRQRSLQSMRNARQSEEYQKKDRQRSLQSKRNARQSEEYQKKDRQRTLQSMRNARQSEEYQKKDRQRSLQSKRNARQSEEYQKKDRQRSLQSMHNARQSEEYQKKDRQRSLQSMCNARQSEEFREKEKENEKMLKRRARLVKEFKLWEAKQRREKRTSDDIKQRELEIQNKSKRKSRSNPYNLEEKELQNSNGD
- the LOC128553350 gene encoding uncharacterized protein LOC128553350, producing the protein MFFIVKHFESDREVFLKMYLVFYIFRSMVELNGSEKSDAATPDEGRDDPTGPLWPVPNVASASGPSGMGTDRLFGLSVQGTGKQMGVDACLSEPSGPSALELALIDIDFEQGTGKQMGVDAHLSEPSGPSALNSRLIDTDYKLDDLIDDLLDDLLNDLLNDLPTDMLDDLTSCMQNISCGIPSDLHCETRKETDKTLQFDCTMFTSEIESSVFSVCEPSYVAAPVFNILSRPAGSDVFILGSFHQGENIFSVESRGRQCTLNAMCSLIHANYSRLNCSKDLDNVLLDGDSLYKKTVQELQRTNRFRNFLLNFDELPVHIIIMNKQISVTKLEVISGVCTQQFATMNLPSFYQSLDTAFTKSSYLLLMMGSVCSAVFKKEDQYFFFDSHSHGLTGLSSENGTSILISFHQLQDLVTYMYALYDSMLIDITQQFDLLPVRFSNVYCEPTMCLSEQNVESVNVVAGTPGLNEWKTVTNKRKKKSPSHHSTA
- the LOC128553348 gene encoding uncharacterized protein LOC128553348; amino-acid sequence: MDNKRKVLKRKDASLSEAECLQKKRRRCGQDIDTCIDRFQERISLGPVYICSCCHQTWFKHSVTEVKYLICKEKEKYITGVISVDNKEWVCRTCKSSINSGKVPKLSVLNGMKWPVKPKELELFSLEERLIALRIPFMQLRELPRGRQLSIKGNVVNVPVDNQPVVNALPRPFDENVTVPVKLKKKMSFKSCAFSENVRPHKVLVALHWLMKNSDLYKNANVEIDEHWIESVTANTNEILNEFLESQVESLKNTSYEDFDSCMADLLEEYKNDQNYNTLLRSCFQTLINHASNFDVEDFENVSGEILDHYTCEEKSKYQTSDSTGNSEELYDSDAEEVAQENVGNIDTLLDDANLENRNMTFTFAPGEGQQPLSIFQDTDSEYLCFPSIFCGKRRPENEARIVRVNYSDIAKWELRSQDRRAANCVPNIFFKLKKIQMKQLNDKANLAVRRCRTGTSKMTAAHVINSEYIDNIVRNDEGYYLFKQLRNSPAYLESRKKDVYAMLRQLGMPTWFMSLSSADTRWIDLLKMLATLNDKVNYSDEQIEGISWEQKIKLIQSDPVTCSRYFDHRVQEFINTVLKSEHKPLGEIADYFYRDEFQQRGSPHIHMIVWVKNAPKYNVDSINDLIAYVDQFLTCSINSPAVGSLVEIQTHKHSRTCRKRVDRICRFGYPLPPLPRTMILNPLETDRDKYHKLYQQLQKKMNDEKDGYSMSYDNFLTDVVQMSEEDYIKCIRSSLNSPKVFLKRNPSEIRVNLYNEHVLKGWRANVDIQFVLDPYACAMYIVSYISKSQRGMSNLLHAAAKEARNGNLDIKRQVRHIGNVFSNSVEVSAQEAVYLVLQMPLTKSTRDVVFINTSTPNERVQLLKPVSILENLPAESTDIMSDNVIKRYSKRPKVLQHYCLADYVSQFEVIYPDGNGDSDERNDDEDNMEITDDEELEEIETVITLKTGIKIRRRQNSKVIRYVRFNRKTDEENHYREKLLLFHPWRNELTDLLPANFNTYKEHYESLKETVDQKCSYYEHHAEELEIARDLAEAEYDAFDEIAPGTQQVEAETAEEETVESETFMYFNPDRAVEHREYDIGIEIGCSVSAPQIVTNENVLSDEDYRSLLQSLNIKQKQFYNHVIHWVKTKHASLYTFLSGGAGVGKSVVIKALYQTLYRILNLKEGENPDDIRVLLCAYTGKAAFNINGSTISSAFKQKYKQANQTLTCDALNTFRSKYKNLSVVIIDEISMVSNGMLNFINQRLQELKGTRTPFGGVSIIVVGDLFQLKPVSGDWIFNDLTHDAAALSINLWKEHFSMYELTVIMRQKDDLKFAELLNRLRSNCLTDDDKVVLKQCEINTDAQNYQKDSPHLFAENYYMHIFNEKIIDSLNTEKVLIPCHDSVVFPKLSNEKQKEAIQRLPTEPNKTANLHCQLLVVVGMIYDLTVNVDTEDGLANGASCIVKHLEYKQVETNRPSVIWVQFDEANAGNETRIKYKNRGFYHTEISHNWTPIFDIERSFTYNKKTFERIQFPLQPSAGRSVHRAQGTTLESAVIDLSQRKTRKVPHLHYVALSRVKSLDKLQILNFNEQALQVDQKVKTEMDRLQNSARLELCYVPLESVDSVLKVAFNNCRSLHKHFKDVKYDHSLMSSHIFGLAETRLCFSDTDADYDIDGFHLIRNDQSSQSPTQRPSHGIAVYVRSELNISSYCSFNSENFEFTIVKIVQGNQEVQIVVLYKSPNMSDSIFRTFLRDELLQR